One Burkholderia sp. WP9 genomic window, GATATCTATCTCCGGTTTCTTCAACTGACCGAAGCAATACGCGGCCTGCCTTCACTGCCCGCGCTCGATCCGCTCGAGGAGCGGATTCTTGCATTTGTTGCCCGCATGGCACAGAAGAATGAGCGACTCTCTGTCCGGGACATGATGGCCCAAAGCGAACTAGGCTCACCCGCCACCCTTCATGCTCGCATCACGTCCATGCGGGAAAAGGGCTGGCTGCTGCTCAACGACACAGAGGACGCGCGACGCAAACAGATTGAGCTTACGCCCGCGGCCCTCCGGCACTTCGACAAGCTTGCCGAAGCCTTCGCGAAGGCGGCGAAGGGAACCTAACAATTTCCGGCTGTCGGTTCAACCGACACTATAATGTTAGAAGGGGCTGCGCATACCTATCGCACCCAAGATGCTATCAGCGTCGTGATTACAACCGCGCACGCCCGTCGGTATATTCGATGGTTTGCGGGAGCTGAAGCGCAGTAATAGTGGCGATTTCGGTTTTGCTGAACCAGATGATGAACAGCCTAGGATCTGCGAGGCTGCGTTGCACCTTGACCTTCTTCCCCGCCTTATGCGTTCGACCGACGTTGAAGCCAATGTACTTGCTCTCAATCGCGACAAGCAGCTTAGCAGCGCGGGGGAGTTCATAGCTCATGGGAGTTTTCTCGCTTGCTGCTGCGCGCACACCTCTCGCACGCAAGGACAGCGCATCGGATTAGGTAGCTGCATATTATTATAATTTTTATAACATTCCAGCCAGGCAAGTCAATTCGTTAGCTGTATCTCCCCTGTTTATCAGCGGCCACGCATTGCTTTGGCGCAACTCGTGTTTCTGGTGCACTCACAGCATGGTCAAATCGAACTATTGGCCTATCTGAGGATTTTCATACGAGATCCACAGCGGCGCGCTGCATTTCGTCGTTGACGTCGATGTAAGCCTGTGTCGTCGCGATATTCCGATGACCCGCAAGCGACATCAGCACGCGGACACCAACGCCTTTGTTCGCGAGATTCGTAATGAACGTACGTCTGCCTGAATGGCTGCTCGCGCCATCAATGCCGACTTGCTTGTACAGCCAGTGGAAGTACTGGCACAACGTGTTCGCTGTGAACCCGGCCCGCTTCTGTGTATAAAACAGCGGCTTCTCTGCTGACGGACGCTTGAGGGTTGCGACGTACGAAGCCAGTTCTTTGCGAAGCCGTTGGCCGATAAACACTGTTCGCGCATGACGCCCCTTGGTCTGTTCCGCCAGCAAGCGGATCTCCGATTTAATCGAGCCGTCCGCGTTCACCACGTCGCCGATACGCAAAGCTGCGACCTCGCCCACACGCATGCCAGCCCAATGCGTCGTCAGCAGCATGGTCCGGTTGCGCGCTGCGTGACGATGCAGTGACACGTAGGTCAGCACCTGCCTGAGCTCTTTTTCGGTCAACGTCTTTGCCTGCGCCATGTGCCCAACTCCCGTAACCAATGAATTTCATACATCGGAGGATGTGTTCTTTGGTTATGGAAATCAACAATTACGTGACTTGCCTGCGCAGTCATAAAAAACAAGCACTTGCGCGAGAAGCAAAGCTTTTTGCTATTTGCTTTGATTTTCAGGGGAGCGGCTACTTGAAAGAGGAAATGCGTTGAGAAATGAACCGACGCATGCAGTTGCAACGGACATTTGCTCTCCATGCTGGCGGTCCGGTTGCACCGCAGTGAGCAGCGGCCGTCCAGCAGACGTTGAACTAAGTCAACTGCCCTTGTCGGAAAAACTTGGAGCACGCAACGGAACGCGCGGATCGGGGATGCAGCGTCCGGTTCGGCAGAAATCGGGCCAGCTTCAGTCATTGGACATTCGCAGATGAATCGTTGACAATCCTCGGCTATCCGGATGCGTTCGACGCAGCCCAACGAATCACGGTGCGATTGATTTATCAAATTTTTAACACCTATCGTGGGTTAATTTCGATGTTTTGAGACGTAAATTATTTACGGCGTATTAATGGTCTTCAATGCATTCAAGAACGTCATAGCTTGGCTCGCACGCCTGACTCCAAACTCGTTCGTGCCCAGGCTAGGCGAGAAACTGACGGGCGGAAGAATAACCGTACCGGACTGGGCTGAGTTTTACCTGCTTGGTCGGTTCTTGTTCGCGCTCGCGTTAGTAATAACGCTGCCTAAATCAAGATTACTTGTTGCCATCATTTTAATCATTCAATGCAGTTCGATCATCTATTTGCTAAAAATAGTATTTCCCGTGGGTGCGCGCGGGCTGAAAGATGCAAGTCGATCACTTTTCTTCGCATTTGGTCACTACCTTGAAATAGGTTTTTCGATGGGTTACGTTTATTGGTATCTGAACGCGTTTACCCAAACGCCGGCTTCTCAAGCACCTATCTCTCTGCCAAAAAGCGTGTATTTCAGTTTTATAACCATGACAACGATCGGATTCGGCGACATTACACCGAATACAGACCTGGCGAGGTTTGTCGTCACAGTGCACGCTATCGTTGCATTGTTCATGCTCGCGACGGTTATAGGCCTCTTCTTATCCTTATCTACAGCGGGAGACGGTCGTTCCGAGTAACACGCCATATTATCGAAGAACGATCTCAAACATCGATTGAATATTCTGTCCGAACACGACCGCTGCATTAGATGGTATCGGCGCACACGGCTTCAGTTTGGATGCGTGGGATGCAGCATCCATCACTGTCGATGTTTTCTTTTCCTCGTTGATTTCTGGCAGAGCCAAAGCGTTCAAATACGTAATCTGGAAGCAGCATTTCGAGAGCGAGAAGCACAGAAGCTGGTTCATTTGAAAAGCTGCTATCGGGCGATTCGAAGGTCCCTTGGGGGCGCGCGCAGTCGACCTCGCGGATGAGATTCGAGGAGATCCCGCGATTTGCATAAGGCAGTGACCAGCCACGAAGAGACGCTCGACCCAACCGTCAATATCGTCGACAATGGGCGTCCTTTGTCGATTGATATCCTGACTCGTCTAGGCGCTTGATCCTTCTGTGAAAGAAAATCATCACACGGCGTGCGCGTGCGGGCTGATATGCATTCGGTCTGGTTCTGCACCGCGAGTTGCGGTCGAGTGGTCCGCAATTGGCTCATGAGAAGGCCGTGAGTCCTGGGAGACGGTTTGCGACAGTCCGAGATCAAATAATTGCGGTGTGCGAACTGCCAATGAACAAACTCAAATCCGAACGACACCATTGGTGGCCACGATGTGTCTCTCGACACTGGGCTGCATCAGATGGAACCGCAGGTTGGATTAAACCCGACGGCTCTGAGAAGCGCATTCCACCGGATAAGCTCGGCATGATTGGTAATGGACACCACATAAAGCTTGGTCGGACGGCTCAAGAATCGACGCGATTCGACGAAAGCTTCGAGGATGAATTTGATGCCGCCGACAGCGTTTTCCCTGCCGTGATCACGTGGCTTGAAGGTCTTGAGCGAAGATCAATTGCTGGGGGTGACCTCAGGCCAAGGTTTGTCCCGCAACAGTCATCGGATGATCAGCTTCGCTCGCTTACGGAATGCGTCGTTTCGTTGGCAGTCCGTGGTCCGATGAACCGTGAGGCATCTGTCGCGCTGGCGGAACGCTTCCGAGGTCCGCTTCAAAATCCTGAGCGGAATACGATCATCGGTTTAAATATGCGGCAGTCGCAGAGGTTGATCGCTGACAGCATCGGATGTCGGGCAAAATTTGCGGTGTTATTTTCCGCTGATAAGGAGTTCATCTACGGAGATGGCTTTTTTCATAACGTGAAGGCAGTCGTGAACGCTCCCTATGCACCAAAAATCTTGGCTCCGATAACCCCAACAATCACTGTGGCCATAAGTCGACCAACAATGTTCAGCGTCGAACCACGCCTCGTGACGCTCGTGCTAACAGGGGACGATGTCGATCGATGCAACCATGCTGTGCAGGTATATTCACGGGAGGCGTTGTTT contains:
- a CDS encoding MarR family transcriptional regulator, with the translated sequence MTRPADIYLRFLQLTEAIRGLPSLPALDPLEERILAFVARMAQKNERLSVRDMMAQSELGSPATLHARITSMREKGWLLLNDTEDARRKQIELTPAALRHFDKLAEAFAKAAKGT
- a CDS encoding site-specific integrase; protein product: MAQAKTLTEKELRQVLTYVSLHRHAARNRTMLLTTHWAGMRVGEVAALRIGDVVNADGSIKSEIRLLAEQTKGRHARTVFIGQRLRKELASYVATLKRPSAEKPLFYTQKRAGFTANTLCQYFHWLYKQVGIDGASSHSGRRTFITNLANKGVGVRVLMSLAGHRNIATTQAYIDVNDEMQRAAVDLV
- a CDS encoding potassium channel family protein produces the protein MVFNAFKNVIAWLARLTPNSFVPRLGEKLTGGRITVPDWAEFYLLGRFLFALALVITLPKSRLLVAIILIIQCSSIIYLLKIVFPVGARGLKDASRSLFFAFGHYLEIGFSMGYVYWYLNAFTQTPASQAPISLPKSVYFSFITMTTIGFGDITPNTDLARFVVTVHAIVALFMLATVIGLFLSLSTAGDGRSE